CTATGTCACTCTGAAAGTGAAAAGAACTTGTgtcttgatttttgttttcttccattCAGGTCCTTGCTGTGAAGAAGAACCAAGAAACCAAAGACAAGGAGGTCGAAGAAGAGGTTCATCTGACTACCACACAAACTGCTGGTCAAGAATTTTTATTGTCTGTTATGGCTTTGATGCAAAAACAATATTGCTTACTGCTGTAGGAATTTTAGTGTGGACTTTGAGGGAATTAATGTGAGTTCTCATGGGGGGCATCAAGTGTGTGGCCTGACGGCTTGGCAATAGACTAGGAGCCCTACAGCAGAGTCCAACACCAACACCTAGCAGGCCAACAGACAGACTGTTAGTCAAAGGTTTTGACTGTGTGATCCATCTTTGTTTATAGAAATGACTGTGTCAAACCTCAATTTAAAGTGACACTGAGCCATTTCCTACCACTGAACGGCTTTTCAAGGTATACAACAGACAAATGCGAGAATAAACTGCTGCTACAGACCCATTTGGCCTACGGGACCAGACAAACTAacagcgagagagggagaaaggcagacagacaggtatgTAGGCATCAAGACATGATGTACAGACAAATAGACTGACAAGCATTCTGATAGACgagcagacagaaaaacatgttgGCAAGCAGACAGACATATAGACAAGTGGAGATAGTTAAGACACTGCTAGACACTTCAGTTCCTACAACTTTGATATTtcttcatccatctctctcgcctctctccctccaccagctgtctctccgcctgtctgtcCTCTTCCATATGTTCTTCCCTCCTCCCCACGTCTTTTCTCATACCTCAGGTTGCAGAGCAGAGTGGAAATATTTCACAGATAATATGAATGTGCGTAGCTAGACTTCCCACCTCACTTCAAGGAGATATCCCAACTGGTTAGGTACACAATCTGTCCATTTCCCTCCAGCGTCTTTCTGGAAGAATATATTCCCCTGGAAGTAACAAGACAACCTGTTACGTAGCTGATGAGCCTAATGTTTAGTATTTAGAATGTATATTTTCAGTGTAGACATTTAGCTGATACTCTGATACAGAGCAATGCACAATGAAAGCATCACCAACACCACAAGATCAACGGAAAATtgctaagaaaagaaaaatagggCAGGAGGTAGGTAGAAGGCTATGTTTTGCTTTACACATTATGACAAAAGCATGTAAGAATAAGTAGTGGAAGAATGCCAGTAAGAGAACAATGTGATTTTGAGGAAAGAGGAGCAAGGCATTTCTTGAGAAGATGAGttttcattaagaaaaaaaaaatctgggacCCTGGGATTGATCCTTGAGGAACACCAGAGGAAAAGATGTGCTAAGGACAGAGACGTTGGCCATGATAACAAGGAGAAAGCAACCACAACAGCTAACTACTGTATGTGTTGCTGCCCAAAATGGGACAGGTGACATATAAGTTCCATGTAACCCAGGCCAGGTCATATGTGTAAAGGATGGTGTGGGACTAAATGTCTTGGTCAAGGGTGTAAGGTTTTGATCAGATTAATGATGCAGATTGAGATTTGAATTCGCTACCCATCTATTCTCTGTTATGTTACAGCCACCAAAATCATTCCTGTTactgaaaatacacaaagaTGCATTGTGCAGTCTTCACTAATTATTCATCTTTGGAAGAAAGTGATTGGATTGGGACTTTTGGTATATTGTCTCTTCATAGCAGTGGaacacaaagacagattttggtaaataaataaagggagtACAAGAACAGACACCCAGACATAGCCAGCAAACACAGCCAAGCTGTGAAGTCTGACATTCTTCAACTTCCACTAGCAAACTGTTTGAGTAGCACTGAATCAAGACTTTGGCAGAACTATTCACCACAAGTCATTTAGaatctctgtttctttctctctttctgtctctcacagaTTGTGGATGGATAGAAAGTCCAGACCCGGCATTCTTTGAGGTGTTTGGAGGTGAGATCTTTCATTGATGTACGCTCAGAAAGATGGAAAACCAGGGAGGATTGGAATGTGAGGAAGCAAGTTGGAAGGAATTTGAGTTGGATATCAAACTTGGACTTGCATCAAAATGTTATCCAAAGCAGCTGGGTTGATCTTTTTGGTTGTAATAGTTTTTAGGTCACGTATTTTAGGTATTTGTTTCTGCTTTGAATAAAAAGCATAGGTATAGTAATGAAGGACACACAAAGGTTGTTTAAAtagcaataacaaaaaaaaaatttacatcGAATGCCCATAACATGTTGGTTAATTAAGCATTCAGATTCAGAGGTATTCTATTGAAGGGGCTGTTTTCCAAACCACTGAGTTTCAGTGGTGTAATTTAGAAAACAGCTTAGTTTCCTCCCATTTTCCAGCCCAATACATCTCCAGCTGTGCAAATCCTTGGTTTTAGGGTCTCATTCATATCCGAAACCCAGTTTCCAGTTTCAGCAGGGCAAAGAACCTGCAGTCATAAAACGTGTTAGATTTGGTCTGTATGCTGCCCCAGATTCAGTGGCTGATTGCTCAGACAGGGAGGcgtcaaagaaaacacaatgtaaAAACAGTCTAACTAGGCTTTACTCACTTATGATGTCAGGGGTGTTTGTGCTACAGCTTGGCGGTTGCTCAGCTGGTGAGCTAGTTTCACCACTATCTTCCAGTTGGCCAGTCAATacatctgtcagtcagtcagcagtcagtcaatcagtcaacaAATCTAAGCAGGGACAGCTGGTCAGTCCACCAGGCACCTAGACAATCATCTAAGTTGGTGGCACCCAGTCAGCCCTTGTTGGTTATGATAGACAACACAAGATCTGAGACATAGAGCAGATCCGGATTAGATGGTTTATCCATAGTGAAATATGTACAAGCAGCAGGCGTCAGCAATTCTGCATATTAGGTAGcccaaaaacaaagaattttaTCTCGCACAAAATCAAATTAGCATATTGAATTAAATCATAAGAACTTGTCAACTTGTCAAATCAACTTATCATACTTGATATGATACACACCAGTGTCATCAGTGTCACACAGACCAAAatttcttttgcttttactGTGTAATGCCACTTGATAATATCTTGCTTTTCCAATACTAATTATACGCTGATACGCAACATTTTCTTCACATGCTTTCATGACAACGCTGACAGTTTTGAGATTTCACTAATGATAATCTCATTTCATCCAATTCCTAtttcacactttaaaaaaattgtACTGCTACATGCAagtgttaatattattattgtgatattgtgatgatggaAAAGAATTTTCCATCTCTTCAGCTTTACACCCAAATCCATCCACACAGGCCTGGTGAGAAGAAACTATCACAACAAAGCTGAGACCAGATGTGTGTCAGTCCCCCCACACCCCAACCACTACCCCTCCCCACTGATTCAGGTTACTGATGAGCCCTAGTTTCCACTGTGCAGCTATTTAAGGAAGCAGTAAAGATCCTTCAGGGAATATTAGGGTTTTCCACTGTGACCTTCCAGGTGGGGTTCAGAGATGGAGGCCAAAAGGTCACTGCACCCTGTCAGTGGGGCTCAGAGAGCTCGGGAACCTCCAGCTCCCAGAGAATAACATGAACATCCTGGAGCAGAGTTGGAATAATAAGCAAAAAGGGAATCCCCAGTAagtgtgaaaaagtgaaaaaagtgtgtgtgtgtgtgtgtgtgtgtgtgtgcgtgcgtgcttgtgtgtcaCTGAAAATTAGTGAATTTgtgagagaaaattaaaaattcaattAATAATACATGAAACAATAGTATAAAGGGTTGTTAGGCTTTGTTTGCAGAATCAAAGggtgaaatctctctctctctctctctctctctctctctctctctctctctctctctctctctctctctccccctctctctgtggtgccCTCTCTGTCAGGATCTCACAGTAAAATGCGACTCTCGTCTCCCTCCAGAACTCTGGGCGATCTCTGCAGCATTCCTTcctgtttgttgtcatggtgcCAGCGGAGCAGCTCTGCTATAAAAGGTcgtctcctccaggctgctcGGCCAGAACGACAAAGAGATTACAACCTTCTGCAACGCCACCgccagagaggagggaaaattCAACCTCAACCAAAGGAATCAGCTCAACTCCACTTGTCTGAAGTAAAGACAACTAAACCCTGTCTGACTTGACTCAAGATAAAGATGTCCAACCTGGAGAGAGCCCTTTTTGTCTTCTGCATTTCTGCACAGGTATGTATTACAACAAAGACATGATTTTGTGGAAGCTCTACATGATTTCTGCTGAATTTTCCCTTTAtcagacagtgtttttttttttttttttttttttttttgttagctcAACCAGACCAGGCGCACTTATGTATTGGgagcaaaatgttttaaatgaaatagATCATTTTTTAGATCAAGCTCTTTGATATCAAACCAACTTTTTCAATGCTacaaaatttttttaaatatgatagTTATTATGAAACTTAAGACATCAAGCAGAGACATATCCTAATTTGATGTATTCTAACTTCTGCGAAAGATGCTCATATGCCACTTCACATCTGAATGATCtgaatttttctcttttgtagTTCATTGTATGTACTATTTGGCATGATGCTGATTTTCACCAAATTTATAAAACTGTATTCTCTACAAAATGTTAGCCCTTTTTTGTACCATGACAGTTAAATATGAGTTAGATATGAAAAAGGATATCACCACAAACAGCagtattaatatttaataaaaatagatttttcatTGTCCCTGGTTTCAagaatcatcatcatttgaTCAAAAGTTAAATACTAAGAGATGGTTTTTCTCCCTCCCCCAGGTGTTCACACTGGTCTGGTCCCAGGTATGCCCTCAGAGGTGCCACTGCCCCCGGGAGCCCCCCCTCTGTGCCCCCGGGGTGCCCCTCATCCTGGACAACTGTGTCTGCTGCCTGGTGTGTGCCGGTCAGAAAGGAGAGGTGTGCTCTGAAATGAAGCCGTGTGACACTCGTAAAGGGCTGCGGTGCGACTACACAGCCGACATCCACAAGAGGACCGGCATCTGTGTGGGTGAGTGGGCTGCTGATAGCCATGGCATGCAGAAAACACTGGCGTGATGGGCAACTGGTGCCCAAAGTGCATGCTGTTTGCATCATCTATAGTTGGGTTGAATCTATATCATGACCATTGCTCCCTGTTATAGGCCCATTTTCCCACAACCTGCTTTGCACATTTCTCAGTTGGTCAGATATGCAGTAATTAGCTTTGCAAGATGTGAAAGATCTTGGATGCATGATTTCACATTAGTTTTTTCACAAATCCAAGTTAAGCACCATTTAGTAGCTGGTCCTGGCTATGTTGGTACCATCAAACACAGTATTCTCTGTTCTCACTGAATTCCCATATCCAGCTTCTCTTCTCTGTCTAATGCTTTAGATATAAAATCAGTTGACCCCTATGACTAACACAAAACCACTCAACTGTATATCTCTTTCCTTTGCCTCTTTTCTTCCAGCTCATGAGGGAGACGTGTGTGTTTTGGACGGTTCTGTCTACCAGAACGGACAGACGTTCTTCCCCAGCTGTAAGTACCAGTGTATGTGTCGTGATGGGCAGATCGCCTGTGTGCCGCGCTGCAATGTGGATGTGATGCTGCCCGGGCCGGACTGCCCCATGCCCAGAAGAGTTCAGGTGCCTGGAGAATGCTGCGAGAAATGGGTTTGTGAACCCCAGGCTGAGGCCAGTGCACTGGGCGGCTTTGCTATGGCTGGTGAGTgaagcagaaacacatgaaGGATATCACATCTCTCCACACTGTATGGCATTTTCCATTAAAAGTTTTATGTGCTAGTTCTACATTGTCACCCACCCTCCTGtctccatgtgtctgtgtgacccTCCAGCCTACCGTCAGGAGGAGACAGTGAGCTTCGATGGCTGGGACCCCAGCCTCAACTGCATTGAGCAGACCACAGAGTGGGGTGCCTGCTCTCGAACCTGCGGCATGGGTGTGTCCACCAGAGTGACCAATAAGAACCGGCGATGTGAAATGGTCAAGCAGAGCCGGCTGTGCATGGTCCGGCCCTGTGACGACCAGCTGGACCAGACACAGCTGACACAGCTTGCCCCCAAggtacattttgtattttaccagatttgatgatgataaaatgcttttctctttttttctgccccaAAGTCTTTAGTCATGTAGTTGCAGGCATTGTGTAGTTTTTTGGATCAGGAAGCATACCATCTCTGTTGCCTTCTGAACAAAATGTACAGTGGTTAAATCATTCCCATGTTGTTCCTCACCAGCTTATTTCCTATTCTATGCATGTCCTAGACTGGCATCTCTGTTCTAAACAGTCTTGTTTTCCCTTCCAGAGAGGCAGTAAGTGTCAGAGGATGGTGAAGAGCACCAAAGCCGTCCAGCTCTCCTATAAGAACTGCACCAGTGTCCAGGCCTTCAAGCCTCGCTACTGTGGCTCCTGTACAGACGGTCGCTGCTGCACCCCTCACAGCACCAAGACCGCTCTGCTGCAGTTCCAGTGTGCCAACGGTAAAACTGCCAGGAGGCTGGTCATGGTGATCCAGAGCTGTGCCTGCCACCACAACTGCCCCCAAGACAATGCTGTATGGCAGGCCTCAGACCTGGCATACAGCGGCATGAGGCTATAggctcacatcacacactgtgGGGTTAGATCTGTAGTCATCATATGATAATGATGAGGTTCTATCAAATTTAAGTCTGGGTTATAGCTGGAAAATTCAGTAATTCAGGAACTGATATGAGTTGGGATGATGGACTGTGACCCTCCTTTCTATAGATGATATATTAACTATATATTTTAGATAATAAGTCAAGGGAAGCAACACTTGCACTGCCCACCATACCCCATCTATGTGTCATATATACCCATATAAAGAACTATAAAAGGAGTTTCTCCACACTGTGATACATATCAGCAagagttacagtagagagaaacATCGTGTTGTATTCATGTCCAGTGCCTACTTACCTGCTTACAGTGGTCAGAataatgcttgtgtgtgcagtATGACACTCCTCTGTTGAGGTTGTGATTGTAGGTAATCAAATaactctctatctccctctcctgGAGAGGGATTTTATTGTTCAATATCCTGTGTACAAAGTAGTGTTGTCCTCACTATGGCTAAATTGAATGAAAGCACTTAATGCTTGTGATagattttgattttgtccgCTTATGTAGCCATTGAAGTCTGCAgggagaaacagacaaagagaacaCAGATGTCtatttgtttttgagttttctcaAGAGTTCCCTCAGATATTTAGGGCTGACGAGTTCATAGGTTAACTTTACACAGTCTCTGTTGAAGAGGTCAGCCAATATGAAGGTGCACAGTCACAGGGCAGTGCAGACCGGCATGTGCTCCAAGACAAGGTGTAACATCTGCATTTAACCTTAACTGGTTTGGTTTAACATCAGGGTTGGCATAATCAAGCTGGCTTAAACTCTTCATAGGCTATAAATATAGATGATTTTGTTGAGCCTATGTTGCATTTCTAGAATTTTGGAAAGCTTAGGCAACATGGCCTATAAACTAACCAgcaacttcaaaaaaaaatcaaatactaCCACTGCATTCAGAGTATTTACAAAAccttttgtacttttttgtgaCATACCT
The Myripristis murdjan chromosome 16, fMyrMur1.1, whole genome shotgun sequence DNA segment above includes these coding regions:
- the LOC115374174 gene encoding CCN family member 3, with the protein product MSNLERALFVFCISAQVFTLVWSQVCPQRCHCPREPPLCAPGVPLILDNCVCCLVCAGQKGEVCSEMKPCDTRKGLRCDYTADIHKRTGICVAHEGDVCVLDGSVYQNGQTFFPSCKYQCMCRDGQIACVPRCNVDVMLPGPDCPMPRRVQVPGECCEKWVCEPQAEASALGGFAMAAYRQEETVSFDGWDPSLNCIEQTTEWGACSRTCGMGVSTRVTNKNRRCEMVKQSRLCMVRPCDDQLDQTQLTQLAPKRGSKCQRMVKSTKAVQLSYKNCTSVQAFKPRYCGSCTDGRCCTPHSTKTALLQFQCANGKTARRLVMVIQSCACHHNCPQDNAVWQASDLAYSGMRL